Within Ovis aries strain OAR_USU_Benz2616 breed Rambouillet chromosome 3, ARS-UI_Ramb_v3.0, whole genome shotgun sequence, the genomic segment TTATTAAGTACAGAAAACTAATAGAAGTTGAGGTAAACAGTATTTGTACACAGAAATGGGCATTGTTTTCATGTATAAGGCTGACAATTGATAGATCAGATCTACTGAGTTAGAAATTGCTTGAGTTTAGTTTTAATTGGCGTTATCAATAATTTCAGTACACCACAGTCTTCAAAATCTTTCAATTGTGGGCTGCTATTACCTTGCATTTAGTGTGGTGGCTCATTGTTAAATTTTCACTGGTGTTAATCTGGAAAAATCTTCTAGGGGAGGGGAAGACAGTGGCAGATGTGATGCTGCAGGCATTAGAAAAATACAGTGGGAAAAAATGCCTACAAAGACAGTAGAGTTGACTGTTGCTAAGAGGTATTGATGCCCTTAAGAGGGTAATAAGAATCTAAGGGCTATTAACGAGCAGTTAATTGCAAAGTGTGACAGCTAGAGGGCTCACCTATGTGTTGGTTAGTTAGAGACTTCATCTGCTGTAGTGAGAGAACAGACATAGTTGAGTGGCTTGTTGATCTACTTGTTAGCAACAGAGAGCTTCAGAGACATTTGAATGCTTAGTTCTGGCAGGTCCTTTATGAAGCTCAGGACCCTGATGGAGGAAACACAGATAATGAAAATGTGGAAAAGGCATATCTGGATAGATGCTTCTGAGGATTTTAACATTTCAGCTTGCTATGAGCACTTTGGATTTGCAAAGGTGGCCACTATTTCCTACCAAGGGCTAGCTGGAAGATGTTTAGGAGGCCCCCTATTTACAAGACATCCGATGTTCCCCTTAAGAGCCGTCCCTGACTCCTCTCCTAGATGTCAGACTGATAACTAGGATTAAACCCAGAATAATCCAGCTGAGGAAATGCTGGACTTGGTAAAAGAGGAAAGAACCTAAACACTAAGGAATGAAAAGGATTGGCTTGCTTGTACTGGCAGAAGTCAGAGAAGTGTTCCTGGGACTAGGATTTGATCAGGGTCCCAGAATGCAAGACTGGTTTGACTGAGCAAGAATTTATTGACTTGGGAACACATTTTCAGGATGTGGAATTTAACATCCTCCCAGGGACCCCACTTCAACACTGGGATAGCTCTCAGTGCCTGAAAAAGTGATGTCCAACACTCAGTGATGTGGAAATGCTTGAGTtgtctggaagatggtgaaggaaggaGTGAAAAGCCCGAGGGAGGTGGGAGTAATGGAATAAATACATGGCATATGAACTTAAGGCTTATTAGTTGGTTCGTTCCATTGAAAGGCCCACAGCACATATCATTCACAAGGTCATGGGAAATGTACTGCTGAGAGGGCCAACAGCATCACTAAAAAGTTCATTGACATCTCTCCTTTACCAGGGATGATGGTAGGACAGATAGTCAAGGAGCTAGGCTTGTTAATATTCATGGGAATGACGGGGCTTGAAGAGGTAGAGGACAGTTAACTCTCAGAAGCAATGACCACATGATTGGCAAGGTCAGAGAGGCAGCCAAGGGACTCCAAATGCAGGAAGTTGTAGAGAGTTAATAGCCTTTAGCATCCCAAGGCCTTCCTAAGAAGCATCTGTAACATGCCCAACCTCTTCAGGTTCATCTTGAAATGCATCCTGTAAAAGTCAGGTGGACTTTGCCAGACTCCAGCTACAACAGATTCATATCATTGCCAACATAACCTAAGATATCTCTTCACCTAAATTTACCTTTAAATGGAGTCCAAATGATTCCTTGGTaatggttttcattctgatctCAGTGATCAGAAATGTCCTAATGAACAGACATGAGATTCCATACAGTACTTTACAGTAGGAATCACTTTCTGTAGGAGGTGCCAGAAAgaggcaggcttttttttttttggagttgtTTGAAGGAGAAGAAAGTTGCAAAACCTGAGAATGTTTTATGAAACagattttttgtatgtgtgtggcaTCATGAATAATCTCTTCTGGAAAGTATCTAGGAATTTCtgacaaaatatatttacaaCTTTTTGATAGTGATTGCCCTTCATGGAAGGTAGATATAGTCATTCACCTGATCACTAGATTTATGACAAGTAAAGGAATTTTTAATCAGACACTTCTGTTTTATATGTACTCTAaagatattattttccttctttattaaaagatatctataggaaataaaatatctgaactGGCCTTCTTTGAATACCTTTCTCTTACTGACAGATGTAGAACTAAATTTTACTATGTGTTTCAGTCAGTTTATCTGAGAAACAGTTTTAACAAAAGGAGTTATCACAAGGTCAAATTATCAGCTGGCATAACTTTATGAATCATTCAAAATTTCCACTGATTTTGAGGCCActaaaatgaataaagatgtgttaTTTTTCTGGCCACATTATTGAAAGCTTCTTTTACTTGTTTATTCCTTAGAGTGTAAATGAATGGGTTCAATAAAGGGGCAATTAATGTATTGAGCACAGCGACTCCCTTATTGAAGGCAACTCCTTCTTTTGCTGAGGGTTTTATGTACATGAAGATGCAGCTGCCATAAGAGAGGGTGATGACAATCATGTGGGATGAGCATGTGGAAAaggctttcttccttttctgagcAGAAGGGATCCTTAGAATGGTCCGGATGATGTTTGTGTAGGAGAGAATCACCAGCATCAGGGTGAGCACCAACGTCACAACTGCTAAGATGAAGTCAACCAGCTCCAGGAGTCTTGTGTCTGAGCAAGATAGTTCTATGAGAGGTCCATAGTCACAGTAATAATGATTCAGCTTGTTGGAGGCACAGAAGTCCAGTTGACTGGTCATGATGATTGGGGATAGGATGATGAGAAATCCAGCCAGCCAAGAGCAGAGGACTAGCTGGATGCAGACTCTGCTGTTCATGAGGGTCGTGTAATGCAGGGGTTTGCatatggccacatagcggtcataggacATGGCAGCCAGAAGGTAAAACTCTGTGGCCCCAAAGAATATCACAAAGAAATACTGAGTGAGGCAGCCAGCAAAGCTGATGCTCTTGTTCCCAGTTGATATGCTGAACAGTAGCCTAGGAGTGAAAgtggaaataaagaaaatctcTAAGAAGGAGAAGTTCcagaggaagaaatacatgggCGTGTGGAGGTGGGAGTCCAGTAGTGTGAGGGTGATGATCGTCAGGTTTCCAATAATGCTGATTATGTAGGTAAGGAGGAGAAGTATGAAGATGATACTTTGAAGCTCTGGGATGTCTGTTAGTCCCAGCAGAATGAATTCTGTCAAAGTTCGGTTTTTCATTGCTAATGATTCTGCCTGTGAAACTGAGAAGAagagaaatgaggaaggaaaagggcAGCAAAGCTCAGGAATATTGAGGGGAGGATGTGGGTTCCTCTTGAAATTTATTTATGGAAAATTCCTCTATCTAAGTTAACAGAATGTCTGTTGGTCTCAACCGGCCCTTTACAAAATATGTTTACCCAGGTTCCCATGTAGGCAGCTTTGTTTTTGAAGCCTTTTTCTTGAGGCAATGAAATAGTCACCTGGCACTCCATAATGCATTTTCTACATATAAAGATTTACCCCTTTATCCACTCTTTGTTTTCCCTCCTCCCTATCTATGAAACCCTTCTCAAGATTTGTAGGAATGTTTCATCTTTCCTTGTGTTAATGCTTTGATCATTTTCTTCAGTGCTGTCTTCTTCAATATATCAGACACCCCCATATCTATTTGCTTTGCAGGAGTGAatgtctttttatattctggctTTTGTGCCTGGTGGCAGGTTTGGAGAAAGCTCTGAAATATTGAATTCTTTTTTGTATGAGACTTTTTCTCCTGGTTTTAACTGATAGAAGAGATTACAGTTAGCCAATAATTCTAGGAAAGCTTTCTTTAACTGTTTAAATATTCAGGGAATAATGTTTACTGCACCAGGAGCCtttcttatgttctttttttttaattttaatttttactttattctactttacaatactgcattggttttgccatacattgacatgaatcagccacgggtgtacatgagttctgaatcctgaaaccccctccctcctctcaccccatatcatctctctggatcatccctgtgcaccagccccaagcatcctgtatcctgtattgaacatagactggcaattcgtttcttacatgatagtatacatctttcaatgccattctcccaaatcatcccaccctctccttctcccacagagttcaaaagtccgttcgaaacatctgtgtctcttttgctgtctcgcatacagggttatcattaccatctttctaaattccatatatatgtgttagtttactgtattggtgtttttctttctggtttactttactctgtataataggctccagttttatccacctcattagaattgattcaaatgtattctttttaatggctgagtaatactccattgtctttgtgtaccacagctttcttattcattcatctgctgacggacatctaggttgtttccatgtcctggctattataaacagtgctgcgatgaacattggggtacacgtgtctctttcaattctggtttcctcggtgtgtatgcccagcagtgggattgctgggtcataaggcagttctatttgcagtttttaaaggaatctccacagtgttctccatagtggctgtactagtttgtattatGTTCTTTTAGTTTTCAGAACTTAGATATTACTGCTTCAGAAAAGTAGGAAAGAGTCAGCCTGGTCCCTTACAGACTAATACGGATTCCTCCCAGAAAAATACCTGCTAGGGTTAAGAATCATTTTAGGCATTTATCTTTGTTCTGATCTTCTGGTATCACAGGAACTAAGGATCTTCAAGGGTGCTTATCTAGAACAAGTTCATAGTGGAAGTCCC encodes:
- the LOC101105903 gene encoding olfactory receptor 6C4-like, giving the protein MKNRTLTEFILLGLTDIPELQSIIFILLLLTYIISIIGNLTIITLTLLDSHLHTPMYFFLWNFSFLEIFFISTFTPRLLFSISTGNKSISFAGCLTQYFFVIFFGATEFYLLAAMSYDRYVAICKPLHYTTLMNSRVCIQLVLCSWLAGFLIILSPIIMTSQLDFCASNKLNHYYCDYGPLIELSCSDTRLLELVDFILAVVTLVLTLMLVILSYTNIIRTILRIPSAQKRKKAFSTCSSHMIVITLSYGSCIFMYIKPSAKEGVAFNKGVAVLNTLIAPLLNPFIYTLRNKQVKEAFNNVARKITHLYSF